One window of Gymnogyps californianus isolate 813 chromosome 10, ASM1813914v2, whole genome shotgun sequence genomic DNA carries:
- the ACTL6A gene encoding actin-like protein 6A isoform X2, producing the protein MGEVDFPTAIGVVLERDNGSTLMEIDGDKGKQGGPTYYIDTNALRVPRENMEAISPLKNGMIEDWDSFQAILDHTYKMHIKSEASLHPVLMSEAPWNTRAKREKLTELMFEHYNIPAFFLCKTAVLTAFANGRSTGLILDSGATHTTAIPVHDGYVLQQGIVKSPLAGDFITMQCRELFQEMNIEIIPPYMIASKEAVREGSPANWKRKEKLPQVTRSWHNYMCNCVIQDFQASVLQVSDSTYDEQVAAQMPTVHYEFPNGYNCDFGAERLKIPEGLFDPSNVKGLSGNTMLGVSHVVTTSVGMCDIDIRPGLYGSVIVAGGNTLIQSFTDRLNRELSQKTPPSMRLKLIANNTTVERRFSSWIGGSILASLGTFQQMWISKQEYEEGGKQCVERKCP; encoded by the exons ATGGGGGAG GTTGATTTTCCAACAGCCATTGGTGTGGTGCTAGAAAGGGACAATGGCAGCACTCTGATGGAGATAGATGGTGACAAAGGCAAACAAGGGGGCCCGACTTACTACATAGACACCAATGCCCTGAGAGTTCCAAGGGAAAATATGGAGGCcatttcacctttaaaaaatggaatga TTGAAGACTGGGATAGTTTCCAGGCAATTCTGGATCACACTTACAAGATGCATATTAAATCTGAAGCAAGTTTGCATCCTGTCCTTATGTCCGAAGCACCA tggAATACTAGAGCAAAGCGTGAAAAACTGACTGAATTGATGTTTGAACACTACAACATCcctgcttttttcttgtgtAAAACCGCTGTTCTAACGGC TTTTGCTAATGGGAGATCTACAGGTCTCATTTTGGATAGTGGAGCAACACACACCACTGCTATTCCAGTGCATGATGGATATGTACTTCAGCAAG GTATTGTAAAATCACCACTTGCAGGAGACTTTATTACTATGCAGTGCCGGGAATTGTTTCAGGAAATGAACATAGAGATAATTCCTCCATATATGATTGCTTCAAAG GAGGCAGTTCGTGAGGGGTCGCCAGCAAattggaagagaaaagagaagttaCCCCAGGTCACTAGGTCTTGGCACAACTACATGTGTAAT TGTGTCATTCAGGACTTCCAAGCTTCTGTCCTCCAAGTATCAGATTCAACCTATGATGAACA GGTAGCAGCACAGATGCCAACAGTTCATTACGAGTTCCCCAACGGCTATAACTGTGACTTTGGTGCTGAGCGTCTAAAAATTCCTGAGGGATTGTTTGACCCTTCTAATGTAAAG GGTTTATCTGGTAACACGATGTTGGGTGTGAGCCACGTTGTCACAACAAGCGTTGGAATGTGTGATATAGACATCAGGCCG GGCCTCTATGGCAGCGTGATTGTAGCAGGAGGAAACACTCTAATACAGAGTTTCACAGACAGATTGAACAGAGAGCTGTCTCAGAAAACTCCACCG AGCATGCGCCTGAAGTTGATAGCAAACAACACAACAGTGGAGCGGAGGTTCAGCTCATGGATTGGTGGTTCGATTTTGGCTTCTTTG ggtACTTTTCAACAGATGTGGATTTCTAAACAAGAATATGAAGAAGGAGGGAAACAGTGTGTAGAACGAAAATGTCCTTAA
- the ACTL6A gene encoding actin-like protein 6A isoform X1, which translates to MSGGVYGGDEVGALVFDIGSYTVRAGYAGEDCPKVDFPTAIGVVLERDNGSTLMEIDGDKGKQGGPTYYIDTNALRVPRENMEAISPLKNGMIEDWDSFQAILDHTYKMHIKSEASLHPVLMSEAPWNTRAKREKLTELMFEHYNIPAFFLCKTAVLTAFANGRSTGLILDSGATHTTAIPVHDGYVLQQGIVKSPLAGDFITMQCRELFQEMNIEIIPPYMIASKEAVREGSPANWKRKEKLPQVTRSWHNYMCNCVIQDFQASVLQVSDSTYDEQVAAQMPTVHYEFPNGYNCDFGAERLKIPEGLFDPSNVKGLSGNTMLGVSHVVTTSVGMCDIDIRPGLYGSVIVAGGNTLIQSFTDRLNRELSQKTPPSMRLKLIANNTTVERRFSSWIGGSILASLGTFQQMWISKQEYEEGGKQCVERKCP; encoded by the exons ATGAGTGGCGGCGTGTATGGGGGAG ATGAAGTTGGGGCTCTTGTTTTTGACATTGGCTCGTATACAGTGAGAGCAGGCTATGCGGGCGAGGACTGTCCAAAG GTTGATTTTCCAACAGCCATTGGTGTGGTGCTAGAAAGGGACAATGGCAGCACTCTGATGGAGATAGATGGTGACAAAGGCAAACAAGGGGGCCCGACTTACTACATAGACACCAATGCCCTGAGAGTTCCAAGGGAAAATATGGAGGCcatttcacctttaaaaaatggaatga TTGAAGACTGGGATAGTTTCCAGGCAATTCTGGATCACACTTACAAGATGCATATTAAATCTGAAGCAAGTTTGCATCCTGTCCTTATGTCCGAAGCACCA tggAATACTAGAGCAAAGCGTGAAAAACTGACTGAATTGATGTTTGAACACTACAACATCcctgcttttttcttgtgtAAAACCGCTGTTCTAACGGC TTTTGCTAATGGGAGATCTACAGGTCTCATTTTGGATAGTGGAGCAACACACACCACTGCTATTCCAGTGCATGATGGATATGTACTTCAGCAAG GTATTGTAAAATCACCACTTGCAGGAGACTTTATTACTATGCAGTGCCGGGAATTGTTTCAGGAAATGAACATAGAGATAATTCCTCCATATATGATTGCTTCAAAG GAGGCAGTTCGTGAGGGGTCGCCAGCAAattggaagagaaaagagaagttaCCCCAGGTCACTAGGTCTTGGCACAACTACATGTGTAAT TGTGTCATTCAGGACTTCCAAGCTTCTGTCCTCCAAGTATCAGATTCAACCTATGATGAACA GGTAGCAGCACAGATGCCAACAGTTCATTACGAGTTCCCCAACGGCTATAACTGTGACTTTGGTGCTGAGCGTCTAAAAATTCCTGAGGGATTGTTTGACCCTTCTAATGTAAAG GGTTTATCTGGTAACACGATGTTGGGTGTGAGCCACGTTGTCACAACAAGCGTTGGAATGTGTGATATAGACATCAGGCCG GGCCTCTATGGCAGCGTGATTGTAGCAGGAGGAAACACTCTAATACAGAGTTTCACAGACAGATTGAACAGAGAGCTGTCTCAGAAAACTCCACCG AGCATGCGCCTGAAGTTGATAGCAAACAACACAACAGTGGAGCGGAGGTTCAGCTCATGGATTGGTGGTTCGATTTTGGCTTCTTTG ggtACTTTTCAACAGATGTGGATTTCTAAACAAGAATATGAAGAAGGAGGGAAACAGTGTGTAGAACGAAAATGTCCTTAA